The following are from one region of the Ictalurus punctatus breed USDA103 unplaced genomic scaffold, Coco_2.0 tig00004965, whole genome shotgun sequence genome:
- the LOC128631132 gene encoding histone H2B-like, translating to MPDPAKTAPKKGSKKAVTKTAGKGGKKRRKSRKESYAIYVYKVLKQVHPDTGISSKAMGIMNSFVNDIFERIAGESSRLAHYNKRSTITSREIQTAVRLLLPGELAKHAVSEGTKAVTKYTSSK from the coding sequence ATGCCCGATCCAGCCAAGACCGCGCCCAAGAAGGGatcaaagaaagccgtgaccaagacggccggcaaaggaggcaagaagcgcagaaagtcccggaaggagagctacgccatctacgtgtacaaggtcCTGAAACAGGTGCACCCTGACACCGgcatctcatccaaggccatgggcatcatgaactccttcgtgaatgatatttttgagcgcatCGCCGGTGAGTCTTCTCGTCTGGCTCACTACAACAAGCgctccaccatcacctccagggagatccagactgccgtgcgcctgttgcttcccggcgagctggccaagcacgccgtgtccgagggcacaaaggccgtcaccaagtacaccagctccaagtaa